A portion of the Glycine max cultivar Williams 82 chromosome 10, Glycine_max_v4.0, whole genome shotgun sequence genome contains these proteins:
- the LOC100306348 gene encoding nuA4-domain containing protein isoform X1: MESEGQKGTVNPSAMLASLLSRRAKLHEELRSIEKQVDFSTLASGCPSKGAETFSHYVYDMETSYLQDPGQCGNVLKGFEGFLSSSKNTALLKRSRKFQPEDRLFSLSSVTSPAAEELAAGRDDGRPDYGPGRSKGGGIYANGQGKPKKGRGGAREAKRARASSEQDFDYEDDPDLTL, encoded by the exons ATGGAATCGGAAG GGCAAAAGGGTACGGTGAACCCGTCCGCGATGTTAGCGTCTCTGCTTAGTAGGAGAGCCAAACTTCACGAAGAGCTTCGCAGCATTGAAAAGCAGGTAGATTTTTCAACATTGGCGTCTGGGTGCCCTTCGAAAGGGGCGGAAACTTTCTCTCACTAT GTGTATGATATGGAGACAAGTTACTTACAAGATCCTGGACAATGTGGGAATGTATTAAAAGGATTTGAAGGCTTCCTATCTTCGTCGAAGAACACTGCACT CTTGAAAAGGTCTAGAAAGTTTCAACCTGAAGATAGGCTCTTCTCACTATCTTCAGTGACCTCGCCAGCG GCGGAAGAGCTTGCAGCTGGACGAGATG ATGGTAGACCAGATTATGGTCCTGGTCGTTCAAAAGGTGGAGGAATTTATGCTAATGGACA GGGTAAACCAAAGAAAGGTAGAGGTGGGGCAAGAGAAGCAAAGAGAGCAAGGGCTTCAAGTGAACAAGATTTTGATTATGAAGATGATCCTGACCTGACCTTGTGA
- the LOC100306348 gene encoding nuA4-domain containing protein isoform X2: MESEGQKGTVNPSAMLASLLSRRAKLHEELRSIEKQVDFSTLASGCPSKGAETFSHYVYDMETSYLQDPGQCGNVLKGFEGFLSSSKNTALRKSLQLDEMMVDQIMVLVVQKVEEFMLMDRVNQRKVEVGQEKQREQGLQVNKILIMKMILT; this comes from the exons ATGGAATCGGAAG GGCAAAAGGGTACGGTGAACCCGTCCGCGATGTTAGCGTCTCTGCTTAGTAGGAGAGCCAAACTTCACGAAGAGCTTCGCAGCATTGAAAAGCAGGTAGATTTTTCAACATTGGCGTCTGGGTGCCCTTCGAAAGGGGCGGAAACTTTCTCTCACTAT GTGTATGATATGGAGACAAGTTACTTACAAGATCCTGGACAATGTGGGAATGTATTAAAAGGATTTGAAGGCTTCCTATCTTCGTCGAAGAACACTGCACT GCGGAAGAGCTTGCAGCTGGACGAGATG ATGGTAGACCAGATTATGGTCCTGGTCGTTCAAAAGGTGGAGGAATTTATGCTAATGGACA GGGTAAACCAAAGAAAGGTAGAGGTGGGGCAAGAGAAGCAAAGAGAGCAAGGGCTTCAAGTGAACAAGATTTTGATTATGAAGATGATCCTGACCTGA
- the LOC100782573 gene encoding uncharacterized protein, whose protein sequence is MEAHKKKKTKQQRWQKKLKAYNLSSLLESLPEVKASKKPGYENDSKLKCKSRQMLVLSERDRISAVLDDPTFQADPLSATHEYVQNKQPVVEEQPKKKVNKNGSKKKKSKASTGLQSMEI, encoded by the exons ATGGAAGCACAT aaaaagaaaaagaccaaACAACAAAGGTGGCAGAAGAAATTGAAGGCATATAATCTATCTTCACTTTTAGAGTCCCTTCCTGAGGTGAAGGCATCAAAGAAACCAGGTTACGAGAATGACAGCAAACTTAAGTGTAAATCCAGGCAGATGTTAGT ATTGAGTGAAAGAGATCGAATTTCTGCTGTTCTCGACGATCCTACCTTTCAAGCGGATCCACTGTCTGCCACTCATGAATATGTACAGAACAAACAACCGGTAGTAGAGGAACAACCCAAGaaaaaagtgaacaaaaatggatccaagaagaagaaatcaaaggCTTCAACTGGGCTACAATCTATGGAAATTTAG
- the LOC100306348 gene encoding NuA4-domain containing protein, which yields MESEGQKGTVNPSAMLASLLSRRAKLHEELRSIEKQVYDMETSYLQDPGQCGNVLKGFEGFLSSSKNTALLKRSRKFQPEDRLFSLSSVTSPAAEELAAGRDDGRPDYGPGRSKGGGIYANGQGKPKKGRGGAREAKRARASSEQDFDYEDDPDLTL from the exons ATGGAATCGGAAG GGCAAAAGGGTACGGTGAACCCGTCCGCGATGTTAGCGTCTCTGCTTAGTAGGAGAGCCAAACTTCACGAAGAGCTTCGCAGCATTGAAAAGCAG GTGTATGATATGGAGACAAGTTACTTACAAGATCCTGGACAATGTGGGAATGTATTAAAAGGATTTGAAGGCTTCCTATCTTCGTCGAAGAACACTGCACT CTTGAAAAGGTCTAGAAAGTTTCAACCTGAAGATAGGCTCTTCTCACTATCTTCAGTGACCTCGCCAGCG GCGGAAGAGCTTGCAGCTGGACGAGATG ATGGTAGACCAGATTATGGTCCTGGTCGTTCAAAAGGTGGAGGAATTTATGCTAATGGACA GGGTAAACCAAAGAAAGGTAGAGGTGGGGCAAGAGAAGCAAAGAGAGCAAGGGCTTCAAGTGAACAAGATTTTGATTATGAAGATGATCCTGACCTGACCTTGTGA
- the PHT1-4 gene encoding inorganic phosphate transporter 1-4 isoform X1 gives MGKEQVQVLNALDVAKTQWYHFTAIIIAGMGFFTDAYDLFCISLVTKLLGRIYYHVDGAAKPGSLPPNVSAAVNGVAFVGTLSGQLFFGWLGDKMGRKKVYGMTLALMVIASIASGLSFGHDAKTVMTTLCFFRFWLGFGIGGDYPLSATIMSEYSNKKTRGAFIAAVFAMQGFGILAGGVFAIIIASVFKSKFDSPPYEVDPLGSTVPQADYVWRIILMFGAIPAAMTYYSRSKMPETARYTALVAKNMEKAAADMSKVMNMEIQAEPKKEEEAQAKSYGLFSKEFMSRHGLHLLGTTSTWFLLDIAFYSQNLFQKDIFSAIGWIPPAKTMNALEEVFFIARAQTLIALCSTVPGYWFTVAFIDRIGRFAIQLMGFFFMTIFMFALAIPYDHWTLRENRIGFVVIYSLTFFFANFGPNATTFVVPAEIFPARFRSTCHGISSASGKLGAMVGAFGFLYLAQNQDPSKADAGYPAGIGVRNSLLVLGVINILGFMFTFLVPEAKGRSLEEISGEQEEETKV, from the coding sequence ATGGGGAAGGAGCAAGTTCAGGTGCTGAATGCCCTGGACGTGGCAAAGACACAATGGTATCATTTCACAGCAATCATCATTGCTGGAATGGGCTTCTTCACTGATGCTTATGATCTGTTCTGTATATCACTAGTCACAAAGCTACTTGGTCGCATTTACTACCACGTTGATGGGGCTGCAAAGCCTGGTTCATTGCCTCCCAATGTGTCAGCTGCAGTTAATGGTGTAGCTTTTGTTGGAACACTTTCAGGGCAACTCTTCTTTGGCTGGCTCGGCGACAAAATGGGCCGAAAAAAGGTCTATGGCATGACCCTTGCGCTTATGGTTATAGCTTCCATTGCTTCGGGTCTATCCTTCGGACACGATGCAAAGACTGTGATGACAACTCTATGCTTCTTTCGCTTCTGGCTTGGTTTTGGCATTGGTGGAGACTACCCTCTTTCGGCCACCATAATGTCTGAGTATTCTAATAAGAAGACTCGAGGTGCCTTTATAGCTGCAGTGTTTGCCATGCAGGGTTTTGGAATTTTGGCAGGAGGTGTGTTTGCTATTATCATAGCATCTGTGTTCAAGTCCAAGTTTGATTCTCCACCATACGAGGTTGATCCGTTGGGTTCGACTGTTCCACAAGCAGACTATGTTTGGAGGATAATTCTCATGTTTGGAGCAATTCCTGCTGCAATGACTTACTACTCGCGATCCAAGATGCCAGAAACCGCTCGTTACACTGCCTTGGTTGCCAAGAATATGGAGAAGGCTGCAGCAGATATGTCTAAGGTTATGAACATGGAGATTCAAGCCGAGCcaaagaaggaggaggaggcacAAGCTAAATCATATGGATTGTTCTCCAAGGAGTTCATGAGTCGCCATGGACTGCATCTGCTCGGAACAACAAGCACATGGTTCTTGCTTGACATTGCATTCTACAGCCAAAATCTTTTCCAGAAGGATATCTTCAGCGCAATTGGTTGGATTCCTCCGGCAAAAACAATGAATGCTCTTGAGGAGGTTTTCTTTATTGCAAGGGCTCAAACTCTTATTGCTCTATGCAGTACAGTTCCTGGATACTGGTTCACTGTGGCCTTCATTGATAGGATAGGAAGATTCGCCATCCAATTGATGGGATTCTTCTTTATGACTATCTTCATGTTTGCTCTTGCCATTCCCTATGATCACTGGACTCTTAGGGAGAACAGAATTGGATTTGTGGTCATTTACTCTCTCACATTCTTCTTTGCAAACTTTGGGCCTAATGCCACCACATTTGTTGTGCCGGCGGAGATTTTCCCAGCTAGATTTAGATCCACTTGCCATGGAATATCTTCAGCATCTGGGAAGCTCGGGGCTATGGTTGGTGCATTCGGGTTTTTATATTTGGCACAGAATCAGGACCCGAGCAAAGCAGATGCAGGGTACCCTGCAGGTATTGGTGTGAGGAATTCACTGCTTGTGTTGGGTGTGATTAACATTTTAGGCTTCATGTTCACTTTCTTGGTGCCTGAGGCCAAGGGTAGATCCTTGGAGGAGATTTCGGGAGAGCAAGAAGAGGAGACCAAGGTGTAA
- the LOC100306348 gene encoding nuA4-domain containing protein isoform X3: MESEGQKGTVNPSAMLASLLSRRAKLHEELRSIEKQVYDMETSYLQDPGQCGNVLKGFEGFLSSSKNTALRKSLQLDEMMVDQIMVLVVQKVEEFMLMDRVNQRKVEVGQEKQREQGLQVNKILIMKMILT; encoded by the exons ATGGAATCGGAAG GGCAAAAGGGTACGGTGAACCCGTCCGCGATGTTAGCGTCTCTGCTTAGTAGGAGAGCCAAACTTCACGAAGAGCTTCGCAGCATTGAAAAGCAG GTGTATGATATGGAGACAAGTTACTTACAAGATCCTGGACAATGTGGGAATGTATTAAAAGGATTTGAAGGCTTCCTATCTTCGTCGAAGAACACTGCACT GCGGAAGAGCTTGCAGCTGGACGAGATG ATGGTAGACCAGATTATGGTCCTGGTCGTTCAAAAGGTGGAGGAATTTATGCTAATGGACA GGGTAAACCAAAGAAAGGTAGAGGTGGGGCAAGAGAAGCAAAGAGAGCAAGGGCTTCAAGTGAACAAGATTTTGATTATGAAGATGATCCTGACCTGA